In the Salinirubrum litoreum genome, one interval contains:
- a CDS encoding DUF5805 domain-containing protein, which yields MEEDTERTAVRTYVPAYQKERWAAHAEELDMSHSEFVRTMVQAGRRDFDLEPPESSGGEEPPEPPSNPRGDGLEDRVRTVLSTEGVVGWEELLEAVSDDLEGRLESALETLQDENAVRYKPRQGGYALVADE from the coding sequence ATGGAGGAGGACACCGAGCGAACCGCAGTTCGGACCTACGTGCCAGCCTACCAGAAGGAACGGTGGGCAGCACACGCCGAGGAACTCGACATGAGTCACAGCGAGTTCGTCCGAACGATGGTGCAGGCGGGCCGACGGGATTTCGACCTCGAACCACCCGAATCGAGCGGTGGCGAGGAACCCCCTGAACCGCCCTCGAACCCCAGGGGTGACGGCCTCGAAGACCGGGTGCGGACAGTTCTCTCTACAGAGGGCGTCGTGGGATGGGAGGAACTGCTCGAAGCGGTCTCCGACGATCTCGAAGGGCGACTCGAATCTGCACTGGAGACACTTCAAGACGAGAACGCCGTTCGCTACAAACCCCGACAGGGTGGGTACGCGCTGGTGGCCGATGAGTAG
- a CDS encoding tyrosine-type recombinase/integrase, with the protein MSSTSTPDDDLQDPISYFLQDLVYHGKTERTRDAYERALRDFEDFLRDPDRNPTGTTTVAADATHRHCMAWVHGLRGRVASSTVATYAAYLHRFYAYMTQVGVFDANPMTLVMEEMDEQIDTDPTRRELSVPEMRGFVGDIRHPLDRAIVVTLLKTGMRVGELCNLDLRDLRLTDSPVSETYELGGRAQLDGKPDSLYVSSDPARGAVTNDEERTASNKRKRSTVIPVDEELKWTLERWLSVRPDAISPADPLFLGVSDHWGRRLTTKSARRIVTRHAKDAGWHRAGGDASENVTPHYFRHFFTTHLRDRTGDRGIVKYLRGDVAGDIIDTYTHNWGDRVRETYEEHIYSLL; encoded by the coding sequence ATGAGTAGCACCTCGACTCCCGACGACGACCTGCAGGACCCGATCAGCTACTTCCTGCAGGACCTCGTCTACCACGGGAAGACCGAGCGTACTCGGGACGCCTACGAGCGTGCACTCCGTGACTTCGAAGACTTCCTCCGCGATCCGGACCGGAACCCGACCGGTACCACGACCGTCGCTGCCGATGCGACCCACCGCCACTGCATGGCGTGGGTGCACGGTCTCCGTGGTCGCGTGGCGTCGAGTACCGTCGCGACCTACGCGGCCTACCTCCACCGGTTCTACGCCTACATGACACAGGTCGGCGTCTTCGACGCGAACCCGATGACACTCGTGATGGAGGAGATGGACGAGCAGATCGACACCGATCCGACGCGACGAGAGCTGTCGGTTCCGGAGATGCGGGGGTTCGTCGGCGACATCCGACACCCACTGGATCGGGCCATCGTCGTCACCCTCCTGAAGACGGGGATGCGGGTCGGTGAACTCTGTAACCTCGATCTGCGCGACCTCCGACTGACGGACAGTCCGGTATCAGAGACCTACGAACTCGGCGGGCGAGCACAGTTGGACGGAAAGCCCGACTCGCTATACGTTTCGAGCGACCCGGCTCGCGGGGCCGTGACGAACGACGAGGAACGAACCGCCTCGAACAAGCGCAAGCGCTCGACGGTGATCCCCGTCGACGAGGAACTGAAGTGGACGCTCGAACGGTGGCTGTCGGTACGGCCCGACGCGATTTCGCCCGCAGACCCGCTCTTTCTCGGAGTCTCGGACCACTGGGGTCGCCGGCTGACGACCAAGTCGGCTCGGCGGATCGTCACACGACACGCGAAGGACGCAGGGTGGCACCGGGCCGGCGGAGACGCCAGCGAGAACGTCACACCCCACTACTTCCGGCACTTCTTCACGACTCACCTCCGGGACCGGACCGGTGACCGAGGGATCGTGAAGTATCTCCGCGGCGACGTGGCCGGAGACATCATCGACACGTACACCCACAACTGGGGCGACAGAGTCCGGGAGACCTACGAGGAGCACATCTACTCGCTGTTGTGA
- a CDS encoding NADPH-dependent F420 reductase: protein MTTTIGVIGSGNIGRTLAELFVAAGHEVVISNSRGPESLADLVADLGERACAGTVAEAAECGEIVVEAIPFGAYRELPAEALAGKIVVSASNYYPNRDGEIDFGGLSQTELVADHLGESRIVKAFNTMYWETLRDEGRPSATASERLVLFLAGDDPEAKAVVSELIAEIGFAPIDTGSLAVGGRKQEPGSPIYNEPMTSDEARGRLAAMDGEAV from the coding sequence ATGACGACGACGATCGGAGTTATCGGGAGCGGAAACATCGGCCGAACCCTCGCCGAACTGTTCGTAGCGGCAGGCCACGAGGTAGTGATCAGCAACTCCCGTGGCCCGGAGTCGCTCGCCGATCTCGTCGCGGACCTCGGCGAGCGTGCCTGTGCGGGAACGGTCGCCGAGGCGGCCGAGTGCGGGGAGATCGTCGTGGAGGCGATCCCGTTCGGCGCGTACCGAGAACTCCCTGCCGAGGCACTGGCCGGGAAGATCGTCGTCAGTGCGTCGAACTACTATCCGAACCGGGACGGTGAGATCGACTTCGGCGGACTGAGCCAGACCGAACTCGTCGCCGATCACCTCGGCGAGAGTCGGATCGTCAAGGCGTTCAACACGATGTACTGGGAGACGCTGCGTGACGAAGGGAGACCGAGCGCGACAGCGTCCGAACGACTCGTCCTGTTTCTCGCGGGCGACGACCCGGAGGCGAAGGCGGTCGTCAGCGAACTGATCGCAGAGATCGGGTTCGCGCCGATCGACACGGGATCACTCGCCGTCGGCGGGCGGAAGCAAGAGCCGGGGAGTCCGATCTACAACGAACCGATGACCTCGGACGAAGCACGAGGGCGACTCGCAGCGATGGACGGCGAAGCAGTCTGA
- a CDS encoding MBL fold metallo-hydrolase, with translation MTVSDWGDWLPTAVADADPETAAVWYLGCNGFVIKGAKGTTLWIDPYVGLGDPPRTIRMIPVPFDPADVTDCDAMLATHEHTDHVHGPSQAPILANTGAPFYATDDSLAVAREDERWTDHWDVSDSQFHEVEEGDSFEVGEFTIYVEEAHDPDSTHPVSFVIHNDHGTIFHGGDTKPSETFERIGREYDIDLGILAFGAIGNVDDKETGEPVRTKWYSTENEIVKAASDLQLDRLLPSHWDMWKGMTADPTVLHHHARSFEYPADLEIVEIGDRVEL, from the coding sequence ATGACAGTCTCAGACTGGGGCGACTGGCTCCCGACCGCGGTCGCAGACGCCGACCCCGAGACGGCCGCCGTCTGGTATCTCGGCTGTAACGGCTTCGTGATCAAGGGCGCGAAGGGGACGACGCTGTGGATCGACCCCTACGTCGGACTCGGCGACCCGCCGCGCACGATTCGGATGATCCCGGTCCCGTTCGATCCGGCGGACGTCACCGACTGTGACGCGATGCTCGCCACCCACGAGCACACCGATCACGTTCACGGGCCGAGTCAGGCACCGATCCTGGCGAACACCGGCGCGCCCTTCTACGCGACCGACGACAGCCTCGCGGTCGCGCGCGAAGACGAACGGTGGACCGACCACTGGGACGTCTCCGACTCGCAGTTCCACGAAGTCGAGGAGGGCGACAGCTTCGAGGTCGGCGAGTTCACCATCTACGTCGAGGAGGCCCACGACCCCGACTCGACACATCCGGTCAGCTTCGTGATCCACAACGACCACGGGACCATCTTCCACGGCGGCGACACCAAACCCTCGGAGACGTTCGAGCGAATCGGCCGCGAGTACGACATCGACCTCGGCATCCTCGCGTTCGGTGCGATCGGGAACGTCGACGACAAGGAGACCGGCGAACCGGTCCGCACGAAGTGGTACTCGACCGAAAACGAGATCGTGAAGGCCGCGAGCGACCTGCAACTGGATCGACTCCTGCCCAGCCACTGGGACATGTGGAAGGGGATGACCGCCGATCCGACGGTGCTCCACCACCACGCGCGGAGCTTCGAGTATCCGGCCGATCTGGAGATCGTGGAGATCGGCGACCGCGTCGAGTTGTAG
- a CDS encoding glycoside hydrolase family 13 protein, whose translation MTGVDNDAIDRAWWKEAVVYQIYPRSFNDTDGNGVGDIAGVIEKVDYLDDLGVDCVWLNPVYESPNADNGYDIADYQSIMAEFGTMAEWDRLLDELHDRDIRLIMDLVVNHTSDEHAWFVESRDPASEKRDWYYWREGVDADTVDYDTDEGPAGEAAPNNWESFFGGPAWAYDEASEEWYLHMFDRKQPDLNWRNDEVREAVFDMMEWWLQKGIDGFRMDVVNLLSKPEGLPSGDPDLPNNGMLDLVANGPRIHEYLGEMNEAVLEGRDLLTVGEMLADDMPMETARQYVGEDGDGLSMIFHFEHMLLDRGEHIWEDEDWDLPDLKAVFTRWQEGLAEDGWNSLYLNNHDQPRMVSRFGNDDEYRRESAKLLGTLLHTLQGTPYVYQGEELGMTNYPFESLDDFRDVDTLNPLRNAIDSGEIEDFASVRQAVNANSRDNARTPMQWSADEHAGFTDGDPWIGVNPNYEEINAESERDDPDSVWHYYRDLIALRDDYDVVVYGEYENYLPDHESLWVYTRTLSDERLLVTLNFSDTPTAFSRPDEVSIDATDDVDHLVGNYDDVDDAPAAADLEDLRLRPWEARVYHLD comes from the coding sequence ATGACTGGCGTAGACAACGACGCGATCGACCGCGCGTGGTGGAAAGAGGCGGTCGTCTATCAGATCTACCCGCGCTCGTTCAACGACACCGACGGGAACGGCGTCGGCGACATCGCGGGCGTCATCGAGAAGGTGGACTACCTCGACGACCTCGGCGTCGACTGCGTCTGGCTCAACCCGGTCTACGAGTCGCCGAACGCCGACAACGGGTACGACATCGCCGACTACCAGTCGATCATGGCAGAGTTCGGTACGATGGCCGAGTGGGACCGACTGCTCGACGAACTCCACGACCGCGACATCCGACTCATCATGGACCTCGTGGTCAACCACACCTCCGACGAACACGCGTGGTTCGTCGAGTCGCGCGACCCCGCGAGCGAGAAGCGCGACTGGTACTACTGGCGCGAGGGTGTCGACGCCGACACGGTGGACTACGACACCGACGAGGGTCCCGCGGGCGAGGCCGCGCCGAACAACTGGGAGTCGTTCTTCGGGGGGCCGGCGTGGGCCTACGATGAGGCGAGCGAGGAGTGGTACCTCCACATGTTCGACCGCAAGCAACCGGACCTGAACTGGCGGAACGACGAGGTCCGCGAGGCGGTCTTCGACATGATGGAGTGGTGGCTCCAGAAGGGCATCGACGGCTTCCGGATGGACGTGGTGAACCTGCTCTCGAAGCCCGAAGGCCTGCCCTCGGGCGATCCGGACCTGCCGAACAACGGGATGTTGGATCTGGTGGCGAACGGCCCCAGAATCCACGAGTACCTCGGCGAGATGAACGAGGCGGTGCTGGAGGGGCGTGACCTCCTGACGGTCGGCGAGATGCTGGCCGACGACATGCCGATGGAGACCGCCCGCCAGTACGTCGGCGAGGACGGCGACGGCCTGAGCATGATCTTCCACTTCGAGCACATGCTGCTGGATCGGGGCGAGCACATCTGGGAGGACGAGGACTGGGACCTCCCGGACCTGAAGGCGGTGTTCACGCGCTGGCAGGAAGGACTGGCCGAGGACGGCTGGAACTCGCTGTACCTCAACAACCACGACCAGCCCCGGATGGTCTCGCGGTTCGGCAACGACGACGAGTACCGCCGGGAGTCCGCGAAACTGCTCGGGACGCTCCTCCACACCCTGCAGGGGACGCCGTACGTCTATCAGGGCGAGGAACTGGGGATGACGAACTACCCGTTCGAGTCGCTGGACGACTTCCGCGACGTGGACACTCTGAACCCCCTGCGGAACGCGATCGACTCCGGCGAGATCGAGGACTTCGCGTCGGTCCGCCAGGCGGTGAACGCCAACTCGCGAGACAACGCCCGGACGCCGATGCAGTGGTCGGCCGACGAGCACGCCGGGTTCACCGACGGCGACCCGTGGATCGGTGTGAACCCGAACTACGAGGAGATCAACGCCGAGAGCGAACGCGACGATCCCGACTCGGTCTGGCACTACTACCGTGATCTGATCGCCCTGCGGGACGACTACGACGTGGTGGTCTACGGCGAGTACGAGAACTACCTGCCGGACCACGAGTCGCTGTGGGTCTACACCCGGACGCTCAGCGACGAGCGCCTGCTCGTGACGCTCAACTTCTCGGACACGCCAACCGCGTTCTCGCGGCCCGATGAGGTGTCGATCGATGCGACGGACGACGTCGACCACCTCGTCGGCAACTACGACGACGTGGACGACGCGCCCGCGGCCGCAGACCTCGAAGACCTGCGACTCCGCCCGTGGGAAGCGCGGGTGTACCACCTCGACTGA
- a CDS encoding DUF7550 family protein encodes MSDHDDHDDGHGHGHEDWANPGPDRETSPMQDFSTRDVGVGFAVMLVGLVVVFGLPLVLA; translated from the coding sequence ATGAGCGATCACGACGACCACGACGACGGGCACGGCCACGGTCACGAGGACTGGGCGAATCCCGGCCCCGACCGCGAGACATCCCCGATGCAGGACTTCTCGACGCGCGACGTCGGCGTCGGCTTCGCGGTGATGCTCGTCGGTCTCGTCGTCGTCTTCGGTCTCCCACTGGTGTTGGCGTAG
- a CDS encoding polysaccharide deacetylase family protein, whose product MSSRKKVVLSLDAELIWGFHDQDDIPAEQVRHARDSWLYTLDLFDRYGVPATWAVVGHLFLDSCDGVHADHPAGAEWFARDPGGTATPDSEWFGGELIDAIRDSEVDHDVGSHTFSHVEFGRSDVSKEVARAELEYSVGVADEYDLEFASFVFPRNNVGHRELLADYGFSCYRGVAPERWYDGTPVRRMGKFATFALGTGSPPIVDPELDEYGLVDVPASMYLFSFEGLASDIAGGVTGDPVVSQVELGLDKLRERGDGTLHLWFHPNNLTSAEDRRRLEQIVSRVAEYRDQYDVAVQTMSRVADEVRARG is encoded by the coding sequence ATGTCATCGAGGAAGAAGGTCGTGCTCTCGCTGGACGCGGAGCTGATCTGGGGGTTTCACGACCAGGATGACATTCCGGCAGAACAGGTGAGACACGCACGCGACTCGTGGCTCTACACACTCGACCTGTTCGACCGATACGGTGTTCCAGCGACGTGGGCGGTCGTCGGCCACCTCTTCCTCGACAGTTGTGACGGTGTCCACGCCGACCATCCCGCCGGTGCGGAGTGGTTCGCCCGTGACCCAGGGGGAACCGCTACACCCGACTCGGAGTGGTTCGGGGGGGAGCTGATCGACGCGATCCGTGACAGCGAGGTCGATCACGACGTCGGGTCACACACCTTCTCGCACGTCGAGTTCGGGAGGTCGGACGTTTCGAAGGAGGTCGCCCGGGCGGAACTCGAGTACAGCGTCGGGGTAGCAGACGAGTACGACCTCGAGTTCGCGTCGTTCGTCTTCCCGAGAAACAACGTCGGCCACCGTGAGTTGTTGGCTGACTACGGGTTCTCGTGTTACAGAGGGGTCGCACCGGAACGCTGGTACGACGGGACACCCGTCAGGCGGATGGGAAAGTTCGCCACCTTCGCGCTCGGAACGGGGAGTCCACCCATCGTCGACCCGGAACTCGACGAGTACGGACTGGTCGACGTTCCGGCGTCCATGTATCTGTTCTCGTTCGAAGGACTGGCGAGTGACATCGCCGGAGGAGTCACCGGCGACCCCGTCGTCAGCCAGGTGGAACTCGGTCTCGACAAACTGCGAGAGCGAGGAGACGGAACGTTGCACCTCTGGTTCCACCCGAACAACCTCACGAGCGCTGAGGATCGTCGGCGACTCGAACAGATCGTCTCGCGCGTCGCCGAGTACCGCGACCAGTACGACGTCGCCGTCCAGACGATGTCCCGAGTCGCCGACGAGGTGAGAGCCCGTGGCTGA
- a CDS encoding GNAT family N-acetyltransferase: MAEYTIRPYRPEDEDGFLALFEVVMGEEKGEDWFAWKYEHNPYLDHVPMIVALDGGTVVGSRPLFPLPVVSDGERSIALQPGDAMVHPAHRRRGVFTRMIEQMMETYSGDHPFYFSFPNHLSLPGHLKHGSEVVSERSSYYRIENPASMVGPQTDRTAVRLAATVGTPVASGYYRVRDFLARGGPDVTVREESEPPVAALATLYRSAVPDEIHVARDEQFYRWRLGNPDWEYTTYVADGDAGPEAAIVTGTSVDADPTVTRITDVVPLENAPEAALSGLIGRAVSEHPETDLFVAPPQGIPAAVLGSFGFHADTTPPLSFLTSQTTHVVRTLTEDWTHNGATITDPNNWVMTFIEVDTN; this comes from the coding sequence GTGGCTGAGTACACGATCCGTCCGTACCGACCCGAGGACGAGGACGGGTTCCTCGCGCTCTTCGAGGTCGTCATGGGAGAGGAGAAAGGCGAGGACTGGTTCGCGTGGAAGTACGAGCACAACCCGTATCTGGACCACGTCCCGATGATCGTCGCACTCGACGGGGGGACGGTCGTCGGGTCGAGACCGCTCTTTCCACTACCGGTAGTGAGCGACGGCGAACGCAGTATCGCCCTCCAACCCGGCGACGCGATGGTTCACCCAGCGCACAGACGCCGGGGTGTCTTCACGCGGATGATAGAGCAGATGATGGAGACGTACTCCGGTGACCATCCGTTCTACTTCAGTTTCCCGAATCACCTGTCCTTGCCCGGACACCTCAAACACGGTAGCGAGGTCGTCTCCGAGCGGTCGTCGTACTACAGGATCGAGAACCCCGCGAGCATGGTCGGCCCGCAGACCGACCGGACGGCGGTCCGCCTCGCGGCGACGGTCGGGACACCGGTGGCGAGTGGATACTATCGAGTCCGTGACTTCCTCGCGAGGGGAGGACCGGACGTGACCGTCCGAGAGGAGTCCGAGCCACCGGTGGCGGCTCTCGCGACCCTGTACCGATCTGCGGTCCCCGACGAGATCCACGTCGCCCGCGACGAGCAGTTCTATCGGTGGCGACTCGGAAACCCGGACTGGGAGTACACCACGTACGTCGCCGACGGCGACGCGGGCCCCGAAGCGGCTATCGTCACCGGAACGTCCGTCGACGCCGATCCGACAGTGACGAGGATCACGGACGTCGTTCCCCTCGAGAACGCACCGGAGGCAGCACTCTCGGGGTTGATCGGTCGAGCGGTGTCGGAGCACCCGGAGACCGATCTGTTCGTGGCACCGCCGCAGGGAATCCCGGCCGCTGTACTCGGCTCGTTCGGGTTCCACGCGGACACGACCCCTCCGCTCTCGTTTCTCACGTCGCAGACGACACACGTCGTACGCACTCTCACCGAAGACTGGACGCACAACGGGGCGACTATCACGGACCCGAACAACTGGGTCATGACGTTCATCGAGGTGGACACGAACTAG
- a CDS encoding SHOCT domain-containing protein yields the protein MRPATARLVETLPAVFAVGTLAVVALLAVLGFGGLVPVAVIVGWLLLTPLSAFLVYVLGVTDEESAVVPDAASEDVSGAGTEALSEPTETDSDDDPLATLRDRYARGEIGEVEFERRLERLLETEDIELPPGATLDPEVTEDGTVVTDATDPDVADTGEREPVRER from the coding sequence ATGCGCCCTGCTACCGCGCGACTCGTGGAGACGCTCCCGGCGGTGTTCGCAGTCGGGACACTCGCGGTCGTCGCACTTCTCGCAGTTCTCGGGTTCGGCGGTCTCGTCCCGGTCGCGGTGATCGTCGGCTGGCTGTTGCTCACCCCGCTGTCGGCGTTCCTCGTCTACGTGCTCGGTGTCACCGACGAAGAATCGGCTGTCGTGCCCGACGCCGCGTCGGAGGACGTCTCCGGCGCAGGCACCGAGGCCCTCTCGGAACCGACCGAGACCGACTCCGACGACGATCCGCTGGCGACACTGCGGGACCGCTACGCACGCGGCGAGATCGGCGAAGTCGAGTTCGAACGCCGACTCGAACGACTGCTGGAGACCGAAGACATCGAACTACCACCGGGGGCAACGCTCGACCCCGAGGTGACCGAGGACGGAACGGTCGTCACCGACGCCACAGACCCCGACGTCGCCGACACCGGCGAGCGCGAACCGGTACGGGAGCGATAG
- the arcS gene encoding archaeosine synthase subunit alpha, whose translation MTDYFEVLSRDGPARIGEVRLHPGLTTPALVDDRVHDAGSLWPEERELPEGNESELTILPHRAFPAGTDERVAESFAVDYPDVDYPSAVVVSTDTAADYGADAYVVSDAPGFVGHASAFRESIVSIRESIPADTALYLSGVATPRNAATLVYSGVDLLDSKLAKVKGREGKYLTREGEYFLEDLAELPCSCPVCADHRDDPADFDRADCADHNVAVLESELATVRRRIRDGRLRDYVEGQARHEQWLTAAFREFDQQYGYVEERTPVLRNNELSAASSDTLRRVEIQRFAERVTTRYRSRFDEPLVLVPCSARKPYSESQSHSQFHDAIQYRAHLASMTSPIGVVPQELELTYPAQHYDTVVTGRWSEDEKQFVTEVLRRYLQRNDYPRVIAHVPDEGYRDICERVENHEDVDVPFEYTVEDHPTTTDSLANLMSTLQGGLKFSRRERQHNTVKAIADFQFGDGAGDDLFADVDLQTTSRYPKLQLRDADDEQLATMVPNYGTLSFTLAGGRVWRDSDAPTKRVEIDGFVPHGSVLAPGVVDADEEIRVGDEVIVEGPRAFGVGRAEMFGREMTESTRGEAVQVRHVEEL comes from the coding sequence ATGACCGACTACTTCGAAGTCCTCTCGCGGGACGGACCCGCCCGGATCGGCGAGGTCCGACTCCATCCGGGGCTGACGACACCCGCGCTGGTGGACGACCGCGTCCACGACGCCGGGAGCCTCTGGCCCGAGGAACGCGAACTGCCCGAGGGGAACGAGTCCGAACTGACGATCCTCCCCCACCGAGCCTTCCCGGCCGGCACCGACGAGCGAGTCGCCGAGTCGTTCGCGGTGGACTACCCCGACGTGGACTACCCGAGCGCCGTCGTCGTCTCGACGGACACCGCCGCCGACTACGGCGCGGACGCCTACGTCGTCTCGGACGCGCCGGGCTTCGTCGGCCACGCGAGCGCCTTCCGGGAGTCCATCGTCTCGATCCGGGAGTCCATCCCGGCCGACACCGCACTCTACCTCTCGGGGGTCGCCACCCCGCGCAACGCCGCCACGCTGGTCTACAGCGGTGTCGACCTCCTCGACTCGAAACTGGCGAAGGTGAAGGGCCGAGAAGGCAAGTACCTCACCCGAGAGGGGGAGTACTTCCTCGAAGACCTCGCCGAACTGCCCTGCTCCTGTCCGGTCTGTGCCGACCACCGCGACGACCCGGCCGACTTCGACCGCGCCGACTGCGCAGACCACAACGTCGCCGTCCTCGAATCGGAACTCGCCACCGTCCGCAGACGAATCCGGGACGGTCGCCTGCGCGACTACGTGGAAGGACAGGCCCGCCACGAGCAGTGGCTCACCGCCGCGTTCCGCGAGTTCGACCAGCAGTACGGCTACGTCGAGGAACGCACGCCCGTCCTCCGGAACAACGAACTGTCGGCCGCCTCCTCCGACACCCTCCGCCGGGTCGAGATCCAGCGCTTCGCCGAGCGCGTGACGACCCGGTACCGGAGCCGCTTCGACGAGCCACTCGTCCTCGTCCCCTGTTCGGCCCGCAAGCCGTACAGCGAGTCACAGAGCCACAGCCAGTTCCACGACGCCATCCAGTACCGTGCCCACCTCGCGTCGATGACCTCGCCCATCGGCGTCGTCCCGCAGGAACTCGAACTCACCTACCCGGCTCAGCACTACGACACCGTGGTCACGGGTCGCTGGTCCGAAGACGAGAAGCAGTTCGTCACCGAGGTCCTGCGCCGGTATCTCCAGCGCAACGACTACCCGCGCGTCATCGCGCACGTGCCGGACGAGGGCTACCGCGACATCTGTGAGCGCGTCGAAAATCACGAGGACGTCGACGTGCCGTTCGAGTACACCGTCGAGGATCACCCGACGACGACCGACTCGCTGGCGAACCTGATGTCGACGCTGCAGGGCGGCCTGAAGTTCTCCCGGCGGGAGCGCCAGCACAACACGGTCAAGGCCATCGCCGACTTCCAGTTCGGCGACGGTGCCGGCGACGACCTGTTCGCCGACGTGGACCTGCAGACCACCAGCCGATACCCGAAACTCCAACTCCGCGACGCCGACGACGAGCAACTGGCGACGATGGTGCCGAACTACGGGACGCTCTCGTTCACGCTCGCGGGCGGTCGCGTCTGGCGCGACTCGGACGCGCCGACGAAGCGCGTCGAGATAGACGGCTTCGTGCCACACGGGTCGGTCCTCGCGCCGGGTGTCGTCGACGCCGACGAGGAGATCCGGGTCGGCGACGAGGTGATCGTCGAAGGGCCGCGAGCCTTCGGCGTCGGTCGGGCCGAGATGTTCGGCCGCGAGATGACCGAGAGTACGCGCGGCGAGGCGGTGCAGGTGCGGCACGTCGAGGAACTGTAG
- a CDS encoding pyridoxamine 5'-phosphate oxidase family protein codes for MTREAGETAEESGRPEFTGAWDRESVADFLAEHAIPVRLACRRPSGDLWMLSLWFEYDAEAGTLHCATKADADVVRFLRADAGVAFEISTNRPPYRGVRGAGTATLAPDAEKTRLRSLLDRYLGGTDSDLAEQLLRPEREEVEITIRPTSVYSWDFSERMASEDSDESEE; via the coding sequence ATGACACGCGAGGCGGGAGAGACCGCCGAGGAGAGCGGGAGACCCGAGTTCACCGGCGCGTGGGACCGCGAGTCGGTCGCCGACTTCCTCGCCGAGCACGCCATCCCGGTTCGACTCGCCTGCCGGCGGCCGAGTGGCGACCTCTGGATGCTCTCGCTGTGGTTCGAGTACGACGCCGAGGCGGGGACCCTCCACTGCGCGACGAAGGCCGACGCGGACGTCGTGCGCTTCCTCCGGGCAGACGCGGGCGTCGCCTTCGAGATTTCGACGAACCGCCCGCCCTACCGGGGCGTTCGCGGGGCCGGGACCGCCACGCTCGCGCCCGACGCGGAGAAGACTCGCCTGCGCTCCCTGCTCGACCGCTATCTCGGCGGCACCGACTCGGACCTCGCCGAACAACTGCTCCGCCCGGAACGCGAGGAGGTCGAGATCACGATCCGCCCCACGAGCGTCTACAGTTGGGACTTCTCGGAGCGGATGGCGAGCGAGGACAGCGACGAAAGCGAGGAGTGA
- a CDS encoding luciferase family protein: MHRVTRSSDADPTERLIADAESWPGVETAPHRFSATEFRLFGREFGHVHRGGVLDVNFPKPVRDHLIESKYATRHRFAPDTGWTTYDLRTPDDLDGGLWLLRLAYTYRLATKRTRPEAEDLLEDVDLDAEIRALGLDSELSGVFERLLAR, from the coding sequence ATGCACCGAGTCACCCGGAGTAGCGACGCCGACCCGACGGAGCGCCTGATCGCGGACGCCGAGTCGTGGCCGGGCGTCGAGACGGCGCCGCACCGGTTCTCGGCGACCGAGTTCCGCCTGTTCGGTCGGGAGTTCGGCCACGTCCACCGGGGCGGCGTGCTGGACGTGAACTTCCCGAAACCGGTCCGCGATCACCTGATCGAGTCGAAGTACGCGACGAGACACCGCTTCGCACCCGACACCGGGTGGACGACCTACGACCTCCGGACCCCGGACGACCTCGACGGCGGACTGTGGCTCCTGCGCCTCGCGTACACCTACCGACTGGCGACGAAGCGCACCCGACCGGAGGCCGAGGACCTGCTGGAAGACGTCGACCTCGACGCCGAGATACGAGCGCTGGGGCTCGATTCGGAACTGTCCGGCGTCTTCGAGCGTCTGCTGGCCCGGTGA